The Methylomonas rhizoryzae genome includes the window AGAAAATGCCTATGGAAACAGCCATAAAAGTGGCTTTTGCCACCACCGACATGGTGCACGTTAACCAGCACTTCGGCTCCGCCCGCTCGTTCGCCGTCTACGCCGTCGATCCGGAACAATCCGAAATGCTGGAAGCGGCCCAGTTCGGCGATTTAGCCCAGGACGGCAACGAAGATAAATTGTCGGTCAAGCTGCAACTGTTGGAAGGCTGCGCGGCGGTGTACTGCCAAGCCGTCGGCGCGTCGGCGATCAAGCAAATCGTGGCGCAAGGCATACAGCCGATCAAAGTACACGAAGGCAGCACGATCAAAGATTTGATTTCGGACTTACAAAACGAAATGAAATCCGGCCCGTCCACCTGGTTGGCAAAAGCGATCGGCCGGCACCAAGCTCCCGACCCCAATCGGTTCGACTCGATGGAAGAGGAGGGCTGGGACGAATGAGCCAGCCGGCCCGTTTCGTCTTAAGC containing:
- the nifX gene encoding nitrogen fixation protein NifX, with the translated sequence METAIKVAFATTDMVHVNQHFGSARSFAVYAVDPEQSEMLEAAQFGDLAQDGNEDKLSVKLQLLEGCAAVYCQAVGASAIKQIVAQGIQPIKVHEGSTIKDLISDLQNEMKSGPSTWLAKAIGRHQAPDPNRFDSMEEEGWDE